A window of the Helianthus annuus cultivar XRQ/B chromosome 4, HanXRQr2.0-SUNRISE, whole genome shotgun sequence genome harbors these coding sequences:
- the LOC118491653 gene encoding urease subunit alpha-like codes for MKSMRQATDDLPLNFGFTGKGNSAKPEGIHEIIRAGAMGLKLHEDWGTTPATIDNCLAVADQYDIQVNIHTDTLNESGFVEHTIAAFKDRTIHTYHR; via the exons ATGAAATCTATGCGGCAAGCCACAGATGACTTGCCACTTAATTTTGGTTTTACTGGGAAA GGTAATAGTGCTAAACCAGAAGGTATACATGAAATAATTAGGGCTGGTGCAATGGGACTAAAGCTTCATGAGGATTGGGGAACCACTCCTGCTACTATCGATAATTGTTTGGCTGTTGCAGACCAATATGATATCCAGGTTAATATCCATACAGACACCTTGAATGAATCTGGATTCGTTGAACACACAATTGCTGCATTTAAGGATAGAACAATTCACACATACCACAGGTAA